In Brachypodium distachyon strain Bd21 chromosome 2, Brachypodium_distachyon_v3.0, whole genome shotgun sequence, one genomic interval encodes:
- the LOC100835201 gene encoding monothiol glutaredoxin-S2 — protein sequence MQAVAGVRRGLTIDPAGEEEPPAARFGRLVREIPVVVFARRGCYMAHVMRSLLAAVGAHATVVELDGAAEELAAAEGGAAGVPALFVGGAPVGGLEGLMGLHLSGRLVPRLQEAGAIAAYP from the coding sequence ATGCAGGCGGTGGCGGGCGTGCGGCGGGGGCTGACGATCGAtccggcgggggaggaggagccgcccGCGGCGCGGTTCGGGCGGCTGGTCCGCGAGATccccgtcgtcgtcttcgcgCGCCGCGGCTGCTACATGGCGCACGTCATGCggagcctcctcgccgccgtcggcgcgcACGCCACCGTCGTCGAGCTCGACGGAGCCGCCGAggagctcgcggcggcggagggcggcgcAGCCGGCGTGCCGGCGCtcttcgtcggcggcgcccCCGTCGGCGGGCTCGAGGGCCTCATGGGGCTCCACCTCAGCGGCCGCCTCGTCCCGCGCCTCCAAGAGGccggcgccatcgccgcctacccatag
- the LOC100835515 gene encoding protein FAR1-RELATED SEQUENCE 9 — MAGGRATEAVVRGKEAGGGGLRDGRRPRDGGGGAPQGDRRPRAARKPAAAGFEMAGGHATEAVVRHKETGGGTLRGGRRPRDGGGARFEEVGGILGHASAYTRTSSADLRRVNEPATPESEQNDDDGVNTNAKAHSTLQPPSVHMKFDSFDAAYEHYSVFALRKGFGIRREYSKKLVDGRISRVMVVCTRAGKPRLEKVEDEKTENIRSIVKKRKRSRTTRTDCKAHMYLRCTVAEFEGKWVAMLQNYEMEDNDHLQELWENRACWVLAYYMHDFYPFLQSTQRSEGFNAVHKKYVNPQNSLTEFARQYTSIQEKIMSAENKEEAETATKDQDLWGYHPVERQMHKIYTHNLFLRFQHEVRETTSYDYEHVGGNRHMLTSLRGRVGKYDERSFHVEACKSEGIFICECCKYYRDGMVCCHVMRVMMQIGVHMIPDRYILERWTWDEDADLIQPDAQPQSENKAMPEESKRKMRYATLNSKFKDLSKQACMSDDENRIVAQYLKDLGVALAACRKREKRKAAKSATVDSPNAPSNSSNFSATCGWGI, encoded by the exons ATGGCCGGAGGCCGTGCGACGGAGGCGGTGGTGCGCGGCAAGgaagctggcggcggcgggcttcgAGATGGCCGGAGGCCGCGCGACGGAGGCGGTGGTGCGCCGCAAGGAGACCGGCGGCCGCGCGCAGCaaggaagccggcggcggcgggctttGAGATGGCCGGAGGCCACGCGACGGAGGCGGTGGTGCGCCACAAGGAGACCGGTGGCGGCACGCTTCGAGGAGGCCGACGGCCGCgtgacggaggcggcgcgcgcttCGAGGAGGTCGGCG GGATTCTTGGACATGCTAGTGCATATACAAGAACATCAAGTGCTGATCTTCGTAGAGTAAATGAACCAGCAACACCGGAATCGGAACAGAATGATGACGATGGTGTCAACACAAATGCAAAAGCACACTCAACCCTGCAACCCCCGTCCGTGCATATGAAATTTGATAGCTTCGATGCCGCTTATGAGCACTATAGTGTGTTTGCGCTGAGGAAAGGGTTTGGGATAAGGAGAGAGTACAGTAAGAAGCTTGTAGATGGAAGAATAAGCAGGGTAATGGTGGTGTGTACTAGGGCAGGGAAACCACGGTTGGAGAAGGTAGAGGATGAGAAAACAGAGAATATTAGAAGCATtgtgaagaaaaggaaaagaagtaGGACAACAAGGACCGATTGCAAGGCGCACATGTACCTGAGATGCACAG TGGCAGAATTTGAGGGGAAGTGGGTGGCGATGCTCCAGAATTACGAAATGGAAGACAATGATCACCTTCAGGAGCTTTGGGAAAACAGGGCATGCTGGGTACTAGCTTACTACATGCATGATTTCTATCCCTTTTTGCAATCTACCCAGCGCAGCGAGGGGTTCAATGCTGTCCACAAGAAGTACGTTAACCCGCAGAACTCATTGACAGAATTCGCAAGACAATACACATCAATACAAGAGAAAATAATGAGTGCTGAGAACAAGGAAGAGGCTGAAACTGCTACTAAAGACCAGGATTTGTGGGGGTACCACCCGGTTGAAAGGCAAATGCACAAGATATACACGCACAATTTGTTCTTGAGATTCCAGCATGAGGTGAGGGAAACTACATCGTATGACTATGAGCATGTTGGAGGGAATAGACACATGCTTACATCGTTACGGGGGAGAGTGGGCAAATATGATGAAAGAAGCTTTCACGTGGAGGCCTGTAAAAGTGAAGGCATTTTCATATGTGAGTGCTGCAAATATTATCGAGATGGCATGGTTTGCTGCCACGTAATGAGAGTGATGATGCAGATTGGCGTTCACATGATCCCAGATAGATACATATTGGAAAGGTGGACGTGGGATGAAGATGCTGACCTAATACAACCAGATGCTCAACCCCAATCAGAAAACAAGGCGATGCCGGAAGAgtcgaaaagaaaaatgcgATATGCCACCCTCAACTCGAAATTCAAAGATTTATCGAAACAAGCATGCATGTCAGATGATGAAAACCGGATAGTGGCACAATATTTGAAGGACCTGGGGGTTGCGCTTGCTGCCTGtaggaagagagagaagagaaaagctGCAAAATCAGCTACGGTGGACAGCCCAAATGCTCCATCCAACTCCTCTAACTTCAGTGCAACGTGTGGGTGGGGAATCTGA
- the LOC100835824 gene encoding protein indeterminate-domain 11: protein MMLKDLATIQQAEENMSNLTSASGDQTSVSSHPLPPPSKKKRSLPGNPDPEAEVIALSPRALMATNRYVCEICGKGFQRDQNLQLHRRGHNLPWKLKQRNPNEAVRKKVYVCPEPGCVHHDPARALGDLTGIKKHFSRKHGEKRWRCDRCGKKYAVQSDWKAHSKVCGTREYRCDCGTLFSRRDSFITHRAFCDALAEESARATVEGQQQLQVQGMLFSHAGGDEAGFQMPVLDPAAQQQQHLQGSQLIHELCLKRENHHHQQQQQQFAPSSWLSEQQQIEMAGGEQGASSPAMFVNGTPAAESSSTQQQPGPGSGGTSSFAFSSPAPAHMSATALLQKAAQMGATLSRPSCQGQMAAATLSTNAPVLEAVATTSNNANNLTGTATAIGAGFGVQLPRTNRAAGGNDGLTRDFLGLRAFSHGDMLGMAGFDPCGMPTSASASASAAVVYDQQGGGHHQSGSKPWHG from the exons ATGATGCTCAAGGATCTGGCGACGATCCAGCAGGCGGAGGAGAACATGTCGAACCTGACCTCGGCGTCCGGCGACCAGACCAGCGTCTCCTCCCAcccgctccctcctccttccaaGAAGAAGCGCAGCCTCCCCGGCAATCCAg acccggaggcggaggtgatCGCGCTGTCGCCGCGAGCCCTGATGGCGACGAACCGGTACGTGTGCGAGATCTGCGGCAAGGGGTTCCAGCGGGACCAGAACCTGCAGCTGCACCGGCGAGGGCACAACCTGCCGTGGAAGCTGAAGCAGCGGAACCCGAACGAGGCGGTGCGGAAGAAGGTGTACGTGTGCCCGGAACCCGGGTGCGTGCACCATGACCCGGCCAGGGCGCTGGGCGACCTCACGGGGATCAAGAAGCACTTCTCCCGGAAACACGGCGAGAAGCGGTGGAGGTGCGACCGGTGCGGCAAGAAGTACGCCGTGCAGTCCGACTGGAAGGCCCACTCCAAGGTCTGCGGCACCCGCGAGTACCGCTGCGACTGCGGCACCCTCTTCTCACG GAGGGACAGCTTCATCACGCACAGGGCGTTCTGCGACGCGCTGGCGGAGGAGAGCGCGAGGGCCACAGTGgaggggcagcagcagcttcaagTTCAAGGGATGCTCTTCTCGCATGCCGGTGGCGACGAGGCCGGGTTCCAGATGCCGGTGCTGGACCCggcggcgcagcagcagcagcatcttcAAGGGAGCCAGCTGATCCACGAACTGTGCCTAAAGAGGgagaatcatcatcatcagcagcagcagcagcaattcgcgccgtcgtcgtggctgtcggagcagcagcagattgAGATGGCCGGTGGAGAGCAGGGCGCCTCGTCCCCGGCCATGTTCGTCAACGGGACGCCGGCCGCGGAGAGCAGCagcacgcagcagcagccagggccaggcagcggcggcacgaGCTCCTTCGCGTTctcgtctccggctccggcgcacATGTCGGCGACCGCGCTGCTCCAGAAGGCGGCGCAGATGGGCGCCACGCTCAGCCGCCCGTCGTGCCAAGGCCAGATGGCCGCGGCCACCCTCAGCACCAATGCACCAGTACTAGAAGCTGTTGCTACCACTAGCAACAACGCCAACAACCTGACAGGCACTGCCACTGCCATTGGCGCCGGATTCGGCGTGCAATTGCCAAGGACGAACCGAGCTGCCGGCGGCAACGACGGTCTCACGAGGGACTTCTTGGGGCTCCGGGCCTTCTCCCATGGGGACATGCTTGGCATGGCCGGGTTCGATCCCTGCGGCATGCCGAcgtcggcctcggcctcggcctcggcggcggtggtgtaTGATCAGCAAGGCGGCGGACACCATCAGAGCGGCAGCAAGCCATGGCATGGCTAG